A region of Plectropomus leopardus isolate mb chromosome 16, YSFRI_Pleo_2.0, whole genome shotgun sequence DNA encodes the following proteins:
- the LOC121955584 gene encoding histidine triad nucleotide-binding protein 3-like, with product MARNSSDSSTESDETCIFCLIANDRDKETEIIKKNKELVCFKDIWPAAPHHYLVVPTQHILSCFSLHRGHISLVKRMAEMGRAVLHERGITDMNDIRLGFHQPPFTSVDHLHLHVLAPASQINKYLKFKFIPRTNNFVTEERLRKRLKDIAPPFKERRRATNTSEENQDEPHGRSVFCVPCWDMTTP from the exons atgGCGAGAAACAGTTCAGATTCAAGTACAGAATCTGATGAAActtgtattttctgtttgatAGCCAACGATCGAGACAAAGAAACGGAAATCATTAAAAAG AACAAGGAGCTGGTgtgttttaaagacatttggCCCGCTGCTCCTCACCATTACCTGGTTGTACCCACTCAGCACATACTCAGCTGCTTCTCATTGCATCGTGGACACATCAGCCTCG TTAAAAGGATGGCTGAAATGGGGAGAGCTGTACTGCATGAACGAGGGATCACAGATATGAATGATATAAG gCTGGGATTTCACCAACCTCCATTTACCTCAGTCGATCACCTCCACCTCCATGTGCTCGCTCCTGCCAGCCAAATCAACAAGTACCTGAAGTTTAAATTCATCCCAAGGACTAATAATTTTGTTACT gaagAACGTCTCCGGAAACGTCTAAAGGATATTGCTCCTCCATtcaaggagaggaggagagcaacaAACACCTCAGAGGAGAACCAGGATGAGCCACATGGACGGAGTGTTTTTTGTGTACCGTGTTGGGACATGACAACACCATAA
- the LOC121955802 gene encoding nuclear receptor coactivator 7 isoform X1 produces MEKRDRKPGYFARLKRRRQLKQSQSDKSVTEQNTAIISCPDIPNDGDPNKKTDLQRTAKPHAGSDDGCKSNNQAKKEKKRPPGTVEFIVGADDSLNSIALKFNITPNKLVQLNKLFSRSVYPGQKLFVPDVSQSEAGLKSQSSSDPSLTNGLSEKASHDGVSNCTSAKSLRRELSPNSEDESPETVKFIKMSCKYFTDGMGVVGGVLIVTPNNIMFDPHKSDPLVIEHGCEEYGLICPMEEVVSVALYDDVSRMKLKDALPSDLPQDLCPVYRPGEWEQLPSERDLNPFSRYEALDPKRPIVLDDIESTLSETASTEGEQTAKSPSDEGFTELEPTVNGSTEEAEGTSSNTLSTVNRDQQEVGPSCPGQGDLQDKSILGQTKGKLDDEEDEGVAQNSSIEDGESIQSSVETEKRVDKPTNREETKDIKPKGTEELLNGAHDEIISAPLDQNRKLSLKEASEVCGDSSPKRGSPDGSADGAELSEEERRKKSYDAEVKSWLLERMQAPIEDLLFSSEEKSKIPPMFLCFKVGKPMRKSFATGMTSSPAHSFGARGKQPEYWFAVPQERVDHLYAFFVQWSPDVYGKEAREQGFVVVEKDELDMIDNFFSDPASCSWEIITIDEAKRRQSFGSCDGDLSVDALPILSDTSDLLQDTHIEKLACRLPARVQIYPWRLVYSTVKHGTSLKTLYRSLADVDSPVLLVIKDMDNQIFGAFSTHPFRVSEHCYGTGETFLYSFCPEIKVYRWTGENSYFVKGNTDSLQMGGGGGQLGLWLDSELYRGTTTKCATFNNQPLSAQQDFNIHSVEVWTFE; encoded by the exons ATGATGGCTGTAAAAGTAACAATCAAgcaaagaaggagaagaagagaccaCCAGGGACGGTGGAGTTCATT GTGGGAGCTGATGATTCCCTCAACAGCATTGCACTCAAGTTCAACATCACCCCAAACAAGCTGGTCCAGCTGAACAAGCTCTTCTCTCGCAGTGTTTACCCCGGTCAG AAGCTGTTTGTCCCCGATGTGAGCCAGTCAGAAGCTGGCCTAAAGTCTCAGAGTTCCTCTGATCCCTCCCTCACAAATGGCTTATCAGAGAAAGCATCTCAT gACGGCGTTTCAAACTGCACGTCAGCAAAGTCCCTCCGACGTGAGCTCTCCCCAAACTCAGAGGATGAGAGCCCGGAAACGGTTAAATTCATCAAGATGAGCTGCAAATACTTCACTGATGGCATG GGAGTGGTGGGAGGCGTGCTGATTGTGACACCCAACAACATCATGTTTGACCCGCACAAGTCAGACCCCCTGGTGATCGAGCACGGCTGCGAGGAGTACGGCCTGATCTGCCCCATGGAGGAGGTCGTGTCTGTGGCGCTGTATGACGACGTGTCGCGCATGAAGCTCAAAGATGCTCTGCCATC AGACCTACCCCAGGATTTGTGTCCTGTGTACAGGCCGGGCGAGTGGGAGCAACTTCCGTCAGAGCGAGATCTAAACCCCTTCAGCCGCTATGAAGCTCTCGATCCGAAGCGACCAATTGTCTTGGACGACATTGAATCAACCCTCTCAGAAACTG CGAGCACAGAGGGCGAGCAGACAGCAAAGTCTCCGTCAGATGAAGGATTCACAGAATTGGAGCCGACTGTCAACGGGAGCACTGAAGAGGCAGAGGGGACGTCCTCCAATACACTCAGCACTGTCAACAGGGACCAACAGGAAGTAGGACCAAGCTGCCCAGGCCAGGGAGACTTACAGGACAAGTCGATTCTTGGTCAAACTAAAGGGAAACTggatgatgaagaggatgagGGTGTAGCTCAGAACAGCTCTATTGAGGATGGAGAGTCAATACAATCATCTGTAGAGACTGAAAAACGGGTCGATAAACCTACAAACCGAGAGGAAACCAAAGATATAAAACCTAAAGGGACTGAAGAGCTGCTAAACGGTGCACATGATGAGATAATCAGCGCACCATTGGaccaaaacaggaaattaaGTCTGAAGGAAGCTTCGGAGGTTTGTGGCGACTCGAGTCCGAAGAGAGGAAGCCCAGATGGATCAGCAGATGGAGCTGAActcagtgaggaggagagacggAAGAAAAGCTATGACGCTGAAGTGAAGTCATGGCTGCTGGAGAGGATGCAGGCTCCAATAGAAG ACTTGCTTTTCTCATCAGAGGAGAAGAGTAAAATCCCGCCTATGTTCCTGTGCTTCAAAGTGGGGAAGCCAATGAGGAAGTCTTTTGCCACTGGGATGACCTCTAGCCCCGCCCACTCTTTTGGGGCCCGGGGTAAACAGCCGGAGTACTGGTTTGCTGTGCCACAAGAAAG GGTGGACCATCTGTATGCATTCTTTGTCCAGTGGTCTCCAGACGTGTACGGGAAAGAAGCTCGAGAGCAGGGCTTTGTTGTTGTGGAGAAAGACGAGCTGGACATGATAGACAATTTCTTCAGTGACCCTGCGTCCTGCAGCTGGGAG ATCATCACCATCGACGAGGCCAAGCGTAGGCAGAGTTTCGGCAGCTGTGACGGAGATTTGTCAGTGGACGCGCTGCCCATACTCAGTGACACCAGTGACCTGCTGCAGGATACACACATTGAGAAG CTTGCCTGTCGCCTGCCAGCCCGTGTGCAGATTTACCCCTGGAGACTGGTCTACAGCACGGTGAAGCATGGGACCAGCCTGAAGACTCTGTACAGGAGCCTGGCGGACGTGGACAGCCCTGTGCTGCTGGTCATCAAAGACATGGACAACCAG ATATTTGGGGCTTTCTCGACTCATCCCTTCAGAGTGAGTGAACACTGTTACGGCACGGGAGAGACATTCCTCTACAGCTTCTGTCCTGAGATCAAG GTGTACCGCTGGACAGGAGAGAATTCTTACTTTGTGAAGGGCAATACTGACTCTCTCcagatgggaggaggagg TGGTCAGCTGGGTCTGTGGCTGGACTCTGAGTTGTACCGTGGCACCACCACCAAATGCGCCACCTTCAACAACCAGCCGCTCTCCGCCCAGCAGGACTTCAACATCCACAGTGTGGAGGTCTGGACCTTCGAGTAG
- the LOC121955802 gene encoding nuclear receptor coactivator 7 isoform X2, with protein sequence MEKRDRKPGYFARLKRRRQLKQSQSDKSVTEQNTAIISCPDIPNDGDPNKKTDLQRTAKPHAGSDDGCKSNNQAKKEKKRPPGTVEFIVGADDSLNSIALKFNITPNKLVQLNKLFSRSVYPGQKLFVPDVSQSEAGLKSQSSSDPSLTNGLSEKASHDGVSNCTSAKSLRRELSPNSEDESPETVKFIKMSCKYFTDGMGVVGGVLIVTPNNIMFDPHKSDPLVIEHGCEEYGLICPMEEVVSVALYDDVSRMKLKDALPSPGEWEQLPSERDLNPFSRYEALDPKRPIVLDDIESTLSETASTEGEQTAKSPSDEGFTELEPTVNGSTEEAEGTSSNTLSTVNRDQQEVGPSCPGQGDLQDKSILGQTKGKLDDEEDEGVAQNSSIEDGESIQSSVETEKRVDKPTNREETKDIKPKGTEELLNGAHDEIISAPLDQNRKLSLKEASEVCGDSSPKRGSPDGSADGAELSEEERRKKSYDAEVKSWLLERMQAPIEDLLFSSEEKSKIPPMFLCFKVGKPMRKSFATGMTSSPAHSFGARGKQPEYWFAVPQERVDHLYAFFVQWSPDVYGKEAREQGFVVVEKDELDMIDNFFSDPASCSWEIITIDEAKRRQSFGSCDGDLSVDALPILSDTSDLLQDTHIEKLACRLPARVQIYPWRLVYSTVKHGTSLKTLYRSLADVDSPVLLVIKDMDNQIFGAFSTHPFRVSEHCYGTGETFLYSFCPEIKVYRWTGENSYFVKGNTDSLQMGGGGGQLGLWLDSELYRGTTTKCATFNNQPLSAQQDFNIHSVEVWTFE encoded by the exons ATGATGGCTGTAAAAGTAACAATCAAgcaaagaaggagaagaagagaccaCCAGGGACGGTGGAGTTCATT GTGGGAGCTGATGATTCCCTCAACAGCATTGCACTCAAGTTCAACATCACCCCAAACAAGCTGGTCCAGCTGAACAAGCTCTTCTCTCGCAGTGTTTACCCCGGTCAG AAGCTGTTTGTCCCCGATGTGAGCCAGTCAGAAGCTGGCCTAAAGTCTCAGAGTTCCTCTGATCCCTCCCTCACAAATGGCTTATCAGAGAAAGCATCTCAT gACGGCGTTTCAAACTGCACGTCAGCAAAGTCCCTCCGACGTGAGCTCTCCCCAAACTCAGAGGATGAGAGCCCGGAAACGGTTAAATTCATCAAGATGAGCTGCAAATACTTCACTGATGGCATG GGAGTGGTGGGAGGCGTGCTGATTGTGACACCCAACAACATCATGTTTGACCCGCACAAGTCAGACCCCCTGGTGATCGAGCACGGCTGCGAGGAGTACGGCCTGATCTGCCCCATGGAGGAGGTCGTGTCTGTGGCGCTGTATGACGACGTGTCGCGCATGAAGCTCAAAGATGCTCTGCCATC GCCGGGCGAGTGGGAGCAACTTCCGTCAGAGCGAGATCTAAACCCCTTCAGCCGCTATGAAGCTCTCGATCCGAAGCGACCAATTGTCTTGGACGACATTGAATCAACCCTCTCAGAAACTG CGAGCACAGAGGGCGAGCAGACAGCAAAGTCTCCGTCAGATGAAGGATTCACAGAATTGGAGCCGACTGTCAACGGGAGCACTGAAGAGGCAGAGGGGACGTCCTCCAATACACTCAGCACTGTCAACAGGGACCAACAGGAAGTAGGACCAAGCTGCCCAGGCCAGGGAGACTTACAGGACAAGTCGATTCTTGGTCAAACTAAAGGGAAACTggatgatgaagaggatgagGGTGTAGCTCAGAACAGCTCTATTGAGGATGGAGAGTCAATACAATCATCTGTAGAGACTGAAAAACGGGTCGATAAACCTACAAACCGAGAGGAAACCAAAGATATAAAACCTAAAGGGACTGAAGAGCTGCTAAACGGTGCACATGATGAGATAATCAGCGCACCATTGGaccaaaacaggaaattaaGTCTGAAGGAAGCTTCGGAGGTTTGTGGCGACTCGAGTCCGAAGAGAGGAAGCCCAGATGGATCAGCAGATGGAGCTGAActcagtgaggaggagagacggAAGAAAAGCTATGACGCTGAAGTGAAGTCATGGCTGCTGGAGAGGATGCAGGCTCCAATAGAAG ACTTGCTTTTCTCATCAGAGGAGAAGAGTAAAATCCCGCCTATGTTCCTGTGCTTCAAAGTGGGGAAGCCAATGAGGAAGTCTTTTGCCACTGGGATGACCTCTAGCCCCGCCCACTCTTTTGGGGCCCGGGGTAAACAGCCGGAGTACTGGTTTGCTGTGCCACAAGAAAG GGTGGACCATCTGTATGCATTCTTTGTCCAGTGGTCTCCAGACGTGTACGGGAAAGAAGCTCGAGAGCAGGGCTTTGTTGTTGTGGAGAAAGACGAGCTGGACATGATAGACAATTTCTTCAGTGACCCTGCGTCCTGCAGCTGGGAG ATCATCACCATCGACGAGGCCAAGCGTAGGCAGAGTTTCGGCAGCTGTGACGGAGATTTGTCAGTGGACGCGCTGCCCATACTCAGTGACACCAGTGACCTGCTGCAGGATACACACATTGAGAAG CTTGCCTGTCGCCTGCCAGCCCGTGTGCAGATTTACCCCTGGAGACTGGTCTACAGCACGGTGAAGCATGGGACCAGCCTGAAGACTCTGTACAGGAGCCTGGCGGACGTGGACAGCCCTGTGCTGCTGGTCATCAAAGACATGGACAACCAG ATATTTGGGGCTTTCTCGACTCATCCCTTCAGAGTGAGTGAACACTGTTACGGCACGGGAGAGACATTCCTCTACAGCTTCTGTCCTGAGATCAAG GTGTACCGCTGGACAGGAGAGAATTCTTACTTTGTGAAGGGCAATACTGACTCTCTCcagatgggaggaggagg TGGTCAGCTGGGTCTGTGGCTGGACTCTGAGTTGTACCGTGGCACCACCACCAAATGCGCCACCTTCAACAACCAGCCGCTCTCCGCCCAGCAGGACTTCAACATCCACAGTGTGGAGGTCTGGACCTTCGAGTAG